The Acidimicrobiales bacterium genome window below encodes:
- a CDS encoding dienelactone hydrolase family protein — protein MATTVTLATADGDMGLYDVEPDGEARGAVVVVQEAFGVNHHIEAVTRRFAAAGYRAVAPHLFHRTGDPVLGYGDFDKLMPHFQGLSEEGLLNDVDAALGYLHEAGFGPSRTGVVGFCMGGTVAFLVAVRRGVGAAVTFYGGGIAEGRFGMASQLDLAADLQAPWLGLYGDEDKGIPVEDVEKLRAAVAAAPVDTDIVRYPEAGHGFHCDARPDYKQDAATDAWQRTLAWFGAHLATS, from the coding sequence ATGGCGACGACGGTGACATTGGCGACTGCGGACGGCGACATGGGGCTGTACGACGTCGAGCCCGACGGCGAGGCACGCGGCGCGGTCGTCGTGGTGCAGGAGGCCTTCGGGGTGAACCATCACATCGAGGCCGTCACCCGGCGCTTCGCGGCGGCCGGCTACCGGGCCGTGGCCCCGCACCTCTTCCACCGCACCGGCGACCCCGTGCTGGGCTACGGGGACTTCGACAAGCTGATGCCGCACTTCCAGGGGCTGTCCGAGGAGGGGCTCCTCAACGACGTCGACGCCGCCCTCGGCTATCTGCACGAGGCCGGGTTCGGTCCCTCCCGGACCGGGGTGGTCGGCTTCTGCATGGGCGGGACGGTGGCCTTCCTGGTGGCGGTGCGCCGCGGGGTGGGGGCCGCCGTGACCTTCTACGGCGGGGGCATCGCCGAGGGGCGTTTCGGCATGGCGTCCCAGCTCGACCTGGCCGCCGACCTGCAGGCCCCGTGGCTCGGCCTGTACGGGGACGAGGACAAGGGGATCCCCGTCGAGGACGTCGAGAAGCTGCGTGCCGCCGTGGCCGCCGCACCCGTGGACACCGACATCGTGCGCTACCCGGAGGCCGGCCACGGGTTCCATTGCGACGCCCGTCCGGACTACAAGCAAGACGCCGCCACCGATGCCTGGCAGCGCACCCTGGCGTGGTTCGGGGCGCATCTCGCCACGAGCTGA
- a CDS encoding helix-turn-helix transcriptional regulator: MTARRHEPVFPGFREMAQRRKDLSAELVTRRRAIGLSQTQVAARMGTSQSAVARLEAGEADVRLSTLERYAEAVGLELDWQLGAPRP; the protein is encoded by the coding sequence GTGACGGCGCGTCGACATGAACCGGTGTTCCCCGGGTTCCGGGAGATGGCGCAGCGGCGCAAGGACCTCAGCGCCGAGCTGGTGACCAGGCGCCGGGCCATCGGTCTGTCGCAGACCCAGGTGGCGGCTCGCATGGGCACGTCCCAGTCCGCCGTGGCCCGGCTCGAAGCGGGGGAGGCCGACGTCCGGCTCTCCACCCTGGAGCGCTACGCCGAGGCCGTCGGCCTCGAGCTCGATTGGCAGCTGGGGGCGCCCCGACCATGA
- a CDS encoding ATP-dependent Clp protease proteolytic subunit, with product MPPGPDGRDAPWRRTARDQLFDQRVVFLWGPLDDAHAGQLAAELMTLDATGDDPVHLHVDSPGGSLEAAFCVMDVIDLLGVEVTATCVGQAAGTAIGPLAVAHHRRATPHARFRLSEPVLAHTGTSTDLASWAASQHDQFRRFCERVAAAVGGAPEELARDLSSGRSLDADEARRYGLVDEICGPVARVYPMPGRPLGFRSRS from the coding sequence GTGCCACCGGGCCCGGACGGCCGCGACGCCCCGTGGCGCCGGACGGCCCGTGACCAGCTCTTCGACCAGCGCGTCGTCTTCCTGTGGGGCCCGCTCGACGACGCCCACGCGGGGCAGCTGGCGGCCGAGCTCATGACCCTCGACGCCACCGGCGACGACCCGGTGCACCTCCACGTCGACAGCCCGGGCGGCTCCCTGGAGGCCGCCTTCTGCGTCATGGACGTCATCGACCTGCTGGGGGTGGAGGTCACGGCCACGTGTGTCGGCCAGGCGGCCGGGACCGCCATCGGCCCTCTGGCCGTGGCCCATCACCGCCGGGCCACCCCGCACGCCCGCTTCCGGCTGTCGGAGCCCGTCCTGGCCCACACGGGCACCTCGACGGACCTGGCGTCGTGGGCGGCCAGCCAGCACGACCAGTTCCGGCGGTTCTGCGAGCGGGTGGCGGCGGCGGTCGGGGGGGCACCGGAGGAGCTGGCGCGGGACCTGTCGAGCGGCCGTTCCCTCGACGCCGACGAGGCCCGCCGGTACGGCCTCGTGGACGAGATCTGCGGCCCGGTGGCACGCGTGTACCCGATGCCCGGCCGCCCGCTCGGCTTTCGCTCCCGGTCCTGA
- a CDS encoding DinB family protein, which yields MAPGGDGDGANAPGIVAGERDTQLAFLRYLRAGVDRKLEGLSDDDARRALVPSGTTLLGLAKHLAFVEVYWAQRRFLGAQITTDGDGFALADDDTVASVRRAYAEAARRTDDIVEACDDLDRPLARGSHGLTLRWMLAHLVEETGRHAGHADILRELLDGATGR from the coding sequence ATGGCGCCCGGCGGCGACGGCGACGGCGCCAACGCGCCGGGCATCGTCGCCGGGGAGCGCGACACCCAGCTGGCCTTCCTGCGCTATCTGCGCGCCGGCGTCGACCGCAAGCTCGAGGGACTGTCCGACGACGACGCCCGGCGCGCCCTCGTGCCCTCGGGCACCACCCTGCTGGGGCTGGCCAAGCACCTGGCTTTCGTCGAGGTGTACTGGGCGCAGCGGCGCTTCCTGGGGGCGCAGATCACCACCGACGGCGACGGGTTCGCGCTCGCCGACGACGACACCGTGGCCTCGGTGCGCCGCGCCTACGCAGAGGCCGCCCGACGCACCGACGACATCGTGGAGGCCTGCGACGACCTGGACCGGCCACTCGCCCGCGGCAGCCACGGCCTCACCCTGCGCTGGATGCTCGCCCATCTGGTGGAGGAGACGGGGCGCCACGCCGGGCACGCCGACATCCTGCGCGAGCTGCTCGACGGGGCCACGGGCCGCTGA
- a CDS encoding trypsin-like peptidase domain-containing protein, with the protein MDDRREDDAAHGTESTPVPPPALGDTTGHLDAPVTIPGQAGQWAPAQGTPAASPPAPTPPTPGGAPGAAVAPVAVPGGPWTPPAAPPATPWASPTAETPTVPVWRAADAPPAPGWPPPGVPPVTPGAPPMPGTPWGAPPAAPPAPAARRTPSWVVVAVVAALVGGAAGAGIAEAVGTGNGNSGPAPTVKVGQVSPGPALAGGAQIPTIVKSVLPEVVSIDAKGPGTSGGALFGAGPVEDQGTGMIITTTGEVVTNNHVISGATTITVNLYGQTTALPATLVGADPSSDVALLKIDSPPADLQAVTFGDSTKLQVGDAVIAIGNALGLSAGTPTVTSGIVSALGRTVQAGDTGTSGETLHNMIQTDAAINSGNSGGPLVDSAGQVVGMNTAVASSSTGNAPAQNIGFAIPSSTIQGLLGTLRSGGTAGVSKPYLGVEVTDETPQQQQAYGLVPASGALVVSVVTGSPADSAGIKTGDVVVAFNGKAVGSAQELTNDVQASASGRQVKVTIYRGQQKFTVTATLALAPAS; encoded by the coding sequence GTGGACGACAGGCGCGAGGACGATGCGGCCCACGGCACCGAGTCGACGCCCGTCCCACCCCCTGCGCTCGGTGACACCACAGGCCACCTCGACGCCCCCGTGACCATCCCCGGCCAGGCCGGGCAGTGGGCGCCGGCGCAGGGCACCCCCGCCGCGTCGCCGCCCGCCCCGACCCCGCCCACGCCCGGGGGCGCACCGGGCGCCGCCGTCGCCCCCGTGGCCGTGCCGGGCGGACCGTGGACGCCGCCCGCGGCCCCACCCGCGACACCGTGGGCCTCGCCCACCGCCGAGACCCCGACCGTCCCGGTGTGGCGGGCCGCCGACGCGCCCCCGGCGCCGGGGTGGCCGCCGCCGGGCGTCCCTCCCGTCACGCCGGGCGCGCCCCCGATGCCGGGAACGCCCTGGGGGGCGCCGCCGGCGGCGCCGCCGGCACCGGCGGCGCGCCGCACCCCGTCATGGGTGGTGGTCGCCGTGGTGGCCGCGCTCGTCGGCGGGGCCGCCGGGGCGGGCATCGCCGAGGCCGTCGGGACGGGGAACGGCAATTCCGGCCCCGCCCCCACCGTCAAGGTCGGCCAGGTGTCGCCGGGGCCGGCGCTCGCCGGGGGCGCCCAGATCCCCACGATCGTGAAGAGCGTCCTGCCCGAGGTGGTCTCCATCGACGCCAAGGGCCCGGGAACCTCCGGGGGTGCGCTCTTCGGCGCCGGCCCGGTCGAGGACCAGGGGACGGGGATGATCATCACCACCACCGGCGAGGTGGTCACCAACAACCACGTGATCTCGGGCGCCACCACCATCACGGTCAACCTCTACGGCCAGACCACCGCGCTGCCGGCCACGCTCGTGGGCGCCGACCCCTCGAGCGACGTGGCCCTGCTCAAGATCGACTCGCCGCCGGCCGACCTCCAGGCGGTGACGTTCGGGGACTCCACCAAGCTCCAGGTCGGCGACGCCGTCATCGCCATCGGCAACGCCCTCGGCCTGTCGGCGGGCACGCCCACGGTCACGTCGGGGATCGTCTCGGCTCTCGGGCGCACGGTGCAGGCCGGCGACACGGGCACCTCGGGCGAGACGCTGCACAACATGATCCAGACCGACGCCGCCATCAACTCGGGCAATTCCGGTGGGCCCCTGGTCGACTCGGCGGGACAGGTGGTGGGCATGAACACGGCGGTCGCCTCGTCGAGCACGGGCAACGCGCCGGCGCAGAACATCGGTTTCGCCATCCCCTCGTCGACCATCCAGGGCCTGCTCGGCACCCTGCGCAGCGGGGGCACCGCCGGCGTGTCGAAGCCCTACCTCGGCGTCGAGGTGACCGACGAGACGCCCCAGCAGCAGCAGGCCTACGGGCTCGTGCCGGCGTCGGGCGCGCTGGTGGTGTCGGTGGTGACCGGCTCGCCGGCGGACTCGGCCGGCATCAAGACCGGCGACGTCGTCGTGGCGTTCAACGGCAAGGCGGTGGGGTCGGCCCAGGAGCTCACCAACGACGTGCAGGCCTCGGCGTCGGGGCGCCAGGTGAAGGTCACCATCTACCGCGGCCAGCAGAAGTTCACCGTGACGGCGACGTTGGCGCTGGCCCCCGCCAGCTGA
- a CDS encoding ATP-dependent Clp protease proteolytic subunit, translating to MAPFQSVIPTVLESSARGERAFDIYSLLLRERIVFLGQEVDDQIANLIIAELLYLEAEDPEKDISLYVNSPGGLAYAGMAIYDVMQHIRPDVSTVCVGMGMSAAAMVLCGGAPGKRLALPSAKIMIHQGSAGTRGAPRDMEIQLREVLSMTRRMAEVIAHHSGRPLEQVEQDLDRDYFMTAHEAMDYGLIDDIILPRRGLAAPLPAAAAV from the coding sequence GTGGCCCCGTTCCAGTCGGTCATCCCCACCGTGCTCGAGTCGTCGGCCCGCGGCGAGCGCGCCTTCGACATCTACTCGTTGCTCCTGCGCGAGCGGATCGTGTTCCTCGGCCAGGAGGTCGACGACCAGATCGCCAACCTCATCATCGCCGAGCTGCTGTACCTGGAGGCCGAGGACCCGGAGAAGGACATCTCGCTGTACGTCAACTCCCCCGGCGGCCTGGCGTACGCGGGCATGGCGATCTACGACGTGATGCAGCACATCCGCCCCGACGTGTCGACGGTGTGCGTCGGCATGGGCATGTCGGCGGCCGCCATGGTGCTGTGCGGCGGCGCTCCCGGGAAGCGCCTGGCGCTCCCGAGCGCCAAGATCATGATCCACCAGGGCTCCGCGGGGACCCGCGGCGCGCCGCGCGACATGGAGATCCAACTGCGCGAGGTGTTGTCGATGACGCGCCGCATGGCCGAGGTCATCGCCCATCACTCCGGGCGCCCGCTCGAGCAGGTCGAGCAGGACCTCGACCGCGACTACTTCATGACGGCGCACGAGGCGATGGACTACGGCCTCATCGACGACATCATCCTCCCCCGCCGCGGGCTCGCCGCTCCCCTGCCGGCGGCCGCCGCCGTCTGA
- a CDS encoding PIG-L family deacetylase, with product MATAVFLHAHPDDEAIQTGGTMARMAADGHRVVLITATRGELGEVPDGLLASGETLAERRARELAASCDVLGVARHEYLGYGDSGMVGEPTNEDPACFWRADIDEAAARLAAILDDERADVLATYDENGGYGHPDHIQAHRVGLRAAEMAGTSRVFMATINRDYLLELAGRADEIGLPMPDEQRDFLHTLGVRGHRITTEVDVSGFLDRKRRAMEVHASQIGDTSFFLSMPPEAFAAVWGTEWYVRVGAVAPRGAAHLEDSLLGPAQG from the coding sequence ATGGCCACCGCCGTCTTCCTCCACGCCCACCCCGACGACGAGGCGATCCAGACGGGCGGCACCATGGCCCGCATGGCAGCCGACGGCCACCGGGTCGTCCTCATCACGGCCACCCGGGGGGAGCTCGGCGAGGTCCCCGACGGGCTGCTGGCGTCCGGTGAGACCCTGGCCGAGCGCCGGGCCCGGGAGCTGGCGGCGTCCTGCGACGTGCTGGGGGTGGCCCGCCACGAGTACCTCGGCTACGGCGACTCGGGGATGGTCGGTGAGCCCACCAACGAAGACCCGGCGTGCTTCTGGCGGGCCGACATCGACGAGGCCGCGGCTCGCCTGGCCGCCATCCTCGACGACGAGCGCGCCGACGTGCTCGCCACCTACGACGAGAACGGCGGGTACGGCCACCCCGATCACATCCAGGCGCACCGCGTCGGGCTGCGGGCTGCGGAGATGGCGGGGACCTCGCGCGTGTTCATGGCCACGATCAACCGCGACTACCTGCTCGAGCTGGCCGGGCGCGCCGACGAGATCGGCCTGCCGATGCCCGACGAGCAGCGCGACTTCCTGCACACCCTGGGCGTGCGCGGCCACCGGATCACCACCGAGGTGGACGTGAGCGGCTTCCTCGACCGCAAGCGCCGGGCCATGGAGGTCCATGCCAGCCAGATCGGTGACACCTCGTTCTTCCTGAGCATGCCGCCCGAGGCCTTCGCCGCGGTGTGGGGCACCGAGTGGTACGTCAGGGTCGGCGCCGTGGCGCCCCGGGGCGCCGCGCACCTCGAGGACTCGCTCCTCGGCCCGGCCCAGGGCTGA
- a CDS encoding amidohydrolase family protein, translating to MRRTRIDADTHLYETRDLWVRYMDPTDRHHAIGIVDDDLGHPWLVQGGRRVHLAEIHHPGDVTAMGAYRERVRRGEPPDVPFDEALPRCFWDPEARVRQLDDFGLDASVVFPNYGLLWERPLEDRLPETLANMRAWNRWAAEVAGGAAGRLYPVAHVTLRALDWLEDELATLAAAGVRLAMMAPSLVDGRPLSHPDLDRAWAAFVDHGIVPVFHVAAFPQPFHDAWYEADPDPVAPVLSSVFIWSAPAVALTDLTINGVFARHPDLKIGVMELSSVWVGWFLVMLDGGFDFHARFNGRPLARLEQRPSDFIRRHVRVAAFCYENPRRLVDEVGEDMFMFSSDYPHAEGIARPVADYERVAGPMDGRAGDQLYAGNLAWLLGLGALS from the coding sequence GTGCGACGGACGAGGATCGACGCCGACACGCACCTCTACGAGACCCGTGACCTGTGGGTGCGCTACATGGACCCGACCGACCGCCACCACGCCATCGGGATCGTCGACGACGACCTCGGGCACCCGTGGCTGGTCCAGGGAGGCAGGCGCGTCCACCTGGCCGAGATCCACCATCCAGGAGATGTCACCGCCATGGGCGCCTACCGGGAACGGGTGCGACGCGGCGAGCCACCCGACGTCCCCTTCGACGAGGCACTCCCCCGCTGTTTCTGGGACCCCGAGGCCCGTGTCCGCCAGCTCGACGACTTCGGCCTGGACGCGTCCGTGGTGTTCCCCAACTACGGGCTGCTGTGGGAGCGGCCACTCGAGGACCGGCTGCCCGAGACCTTGGCCAACATGCGGGCGTGGAACCGGTGGGCGGCCGAGGTCGCCGGGGGCGCGGCCGGTCGGCTGTACCCGGTCGCGCACGTGACGCTGCGCGCCCTCGACTGGCTGGAGGACGAGCTGGCCACGCTGGCGGCCGCGGGCGTGCGGCTGGCCATGATGGCGCCGTCGCTCGTCGACGGACGACCGTTGTCGCATCCCGACCTCGACCGCGCCTGGGCGGCGTTCGTGGACCACGGCATCGTGCCGGTGTTCCACGTGGCCGCCTTTCCCCAGCCGTTCCACGACGCCTGGTACGAGGCGGACCCCGACCCCGTGGCCCCGGTGCTCTCGTCGGTGTTCATCTGGAGCGCGCCGGCGGTCGCTCTCACGGACCTGACGATCAACGGCGTGTTCGCCCGGCACCCGGACCTGAAGATCGGGGTGATGGAGCTCTCGTCGGTGTGGGTCGGGTGGTTCCTCGTGATGCTGGACGGAGGGTTCGACTTCCATGCCCGCTTCAACGGCCGGCCCCTCGCACGGCTCGAGCAGCGGCCGAGCGACTTCATCCGGCGCCACGTCCGGGTGGCGGCGTTCTGCTACGAGAATCCTCGCCGGCTGGTGGACGAGGTCGGCGAGGACATGTTCATGTTCTCGAGCGACTATCCGCACGCCGAGGGTATCGCCCGTCCTGTGGCCGACTACGAACGCGTGGCCGGCCCGATGGACGGTCGCGCCGGCGACCAGCTCTACGCCGGCAACCTGGCGTGGCTGCTGGGGCTGGGCGCACTGTCGTAG
- a CDS encoding helix-turn-helix transcriptional regulator, with protein MADIAGSRPASAIRGVRGHGSPPRRPAPGRGADALARYERTRTSIMVGSAVRAARLRAGVSQTELAARAGTSQPAIARLEKGMVSPTVISLDRIARALGADLVIDFEPQR; from the coding sequence ATGGCAGATATAGCCGGGAGTCGGCCGGCATCCGCGATCCGGGGAGTGCGGGGGCACGGCAGCCCGCCCCGGCGCCCGGCGCCCGGCCGCGGCGCTGATGCCCTCGCCCGCTACGAGCGCACCCGGACCTCGATCATGGTCGGCAGCGCGGTGCGCGCCGCCCGCCTGCGTGCCGGGGTCAGCCAGACCGAGCTGGCGGCACGGGCGGGGACCAGCCAGCCGGCCATCGCCCGCCTCGAGAAGGGGATGGTGTCGCCGACGGTGATCTCCCTGGACCGCATCGCCCGGGCCCTCGGCGCCGACCTCGTGATCGACTTCGAGCCCCAGCGCTGA